A single region of the Paramicrobacterium fandaimingii genome encodes:
- the hrpB gene encoding ATP-dependent helicase HrpB translates to MTAHRHRFDLDRIGAGLVVSQAADELANACASGAVVVTAPPGTGKTTVVPPLLANLQRGTGRVIVTQPRRVAVRAAARRIAELDGSPLGGPVGFTVRGDRRVSDSTRIEFVTPGVLLRRLLSDPGLEGVDAVILDEVHERSLDGDLLLGILTEVRSLRDDLTLVAMSATLDAAAVADLIGARVVDAPSTLHPLTVDYRPPSGPRLGTRGVTREFLDHLADTALNAQRTDGCDALVFVPTARDVDELVTRLRSRSQASSVDVLPLHGRLGPRDQDRATSGRQHPADSPRIVVSTSLAESSLTVPGVRLVVDAGLSREPRRDQARGMSGLVTVSCSRASAHQRAGRAARQGPGRVVRAYSEADFAAFRPDVDPEITATDLTDAALVLAAWGTPEGRGLPLLTAPPAESLRQAVATLEALDLIDDNGRPTALGARIASLPLGAREARALLVATGRIVDEKTALPRVDPRNAAEVIAALSGDAREPGADLDALLRSLRRGENRGTARWRTDVERLTRIVERMPAPRGSDAPPVNVGPQSATGVIAALSRPEWIARRADSESRSYLLASGTRAALPEGSPLIGSEWIAVCGVQRAEGRAADGTGAVVRLAAALHDEDALRTGQVTESRQTSVENGRPRVRLERRVGAILVSSTPSALRPGETTAALAAHLRAAGPGILPWSDAATALRRRLALVHRQLGAPWPDVTDAALLERLDDWLGPDLSAAPRGSASLANIDVASALRRLLPWPEAGRLDALVPERLEVPSGSRVRIDYPADPSSRPIVAVKLQEVFGLAETPRLVEGSVAVQFHLLSPARRPLAVTDDLASFWNGAYQDVRREMRGRYPKHPWPEDPWSAPATARTRSRTK, encoded by the coding sequence ATGACCGCGCACCGCCACCGCTTCGACCTTGACCGCATCGGTGCAGGGCTCGTCGTCTCGCAGGCAGCGGACGAGCTCGCAAACGCCTGCGCATCGGGGGCGGTCGTCGTCACGGCCCCGCCGGGAACAGGCAAGACAACCGTCGTGCCACCCCTCCTGGCCAATCTGCAGCGCGGCACGGGACGCGTCATCGTCACTCAGCCTCGGCGCGTCGCCGTTCGCGCCGCCGCCCGGCGTATCGCCGAGCTTGACGGCTCCCCGCTCGGCGGCCCCGTGGGCTTCACCGTACGCGGCGACCGGCGTGTTTCTGACTCCACCCGCATCGAGTTCGTCACCCCCGGTGTTCTCCTGCGGCGGTTGCTCAGCGATCCCGGCCTCGAGGGCGTCGACGCCGTCATCCTCGACGAAGTGCACGAGCGCTCCCTCGACGGCGATCTGCTGCTCGGCATCCTGACCGAAGTGCGCTCCCTGCGCGACGATCTGACGCTCGTCGCGATGTCAGCCACCCTCGACGCCGCGGCCGTCGCCGACCTCATCGGAGCCCGCGTCGTCGACGCTCCCTCGACACTCCACCCGCTGACCGTTGACTACCGACCCCCGAGCGGCCCGCGCCTCGGCACCCGCGGAGTGACGAGGGAGTTTCTCGATCACCTCGCCGATACCGCCCTCAACGCGCAGCGCACGGACGGCTGCGACGCGCTCGTCTTCGTACCGACCGCGCGCGATGTCGACGAACTCGTGACGCGGCTGCGCTCACGCTCTCAGGCGTCGTCCGTCGACGTGCTTCCGCTGCACGGACGCTTGGGCCCACGGGATCAAGATCGCGCAACGTCGGGCCGGCAGCATCCCGCAGACTCGCCTCGCATCGTCGTGAGCACCTCGCTTGCCGAGAGCTCACTCACGGTTCCCGGAGTCAGGTTGGTTGTGGACGCCGGGCTGTCGCGCGAGCCTCGTCGCGATCAGGCCCGAGGCATGTCGGGCCTCGTCACCGTCAGCTGCTCGCGCGCGAGTGCCCATCAGCGAGCGGGCCGTGCGGCGCGGCAGGGCCCCGGTCGGGTTGTGCGCGCCTACAGCGAAGCTGATTTCGCCGCGTTTCGTCCGGACGTGGACCCCGAGATCACGGCGACAGATCTCACCGACGCCGCCCTCGTGCTCGCCGCGTGGGGAACACCAGAGGGACGTGGGCTTCCGCTGCTCACCGCCCCGCCCGCGGAATCGCTCCGGCAGGCTGTCGCGACCCTCGAGGCACTCGACCTGATCGACGACAACGGTCGGCCAACGGCGCTCGGAGCGCGCATCGCCTCGCTGCCTCTCGGAGCCCGCGAGGCCCGCGCGCTGCTTGTCGCCACCGGCCGGATCGTCGATGAGAAGACAGCGCTTCCGCGGGTCGATCCCCGCAACGCCGCCGAGGTCATCGCCGCGCTCTCCGGTGACGCGCGTGAGCCCGGCGCCGACCTCGATGCACTCCTGCGCTCGCTGCGACGCGGCGAGAACCGCGGCACGGCGCGGTGGCGCACCGACGTCGAACGGCTCACGCGAATCGTCGAGAGGATGCCGGCACCGCGCGGTTCCGACGCGCCACCGGTCAACGTGGGGCCGCAGAGCGCCACGGGCGTCATCGCCGCGCTGTCGCGACCAGAATGGATCGCCCGCCGCGCCGATTCGGAATCCCGCAGCTACCTCCTCGCCAGCGGCACGCGCGCTGCCCTTCCCGAGGGGTCACCGCTCATCGGGAGCGAGTGGATCGCCGTGTGCGGCGTGCAGCGCGCCGAAGGCCGTGCCGCCGATGGAACCGGTGCTGTGGTGCGACTCGCTGCGGCACTGCACGACGAGGATGCCCTTCGCACCGGCCAGGTCACAGAGTCTCGGCAGACCAGCGTCGAGAATGGGCGCCCCCGCGTCCGACTCGAACGCCGGGTCGGTGCGATTCTCGTGTCGTCGACGCCCTCGGCGCTGCGTCCAGGCGAGACCACGGCGGCACTCGCCGCGCATCTCAGGGCCGCGGGCCCCGGCATCCTGCCCTGGTCTGACGCCGCGACAGCGCTGCGTCGCCGCCTCGCGCTCGTGCACCGACAACTCGGCGCCCCGTGGCCCGATGTCACCGACGCGGCGCTCCTCGAGCGTCTCGACGACTGGCTCGGCCCCGACCTGAGCGCCGCACCACGCGGTTCGGCCTCTCTGGCCAATATCGATGTCGCCTCGGCGCTGCGACGCCTGCTGCCCTGGCCGGAGGCCGGGCGTCTCGACGCGCTCGTACCCGAGCGACTCGAGGTTCCCTCCGGCTCGCGTGTGCGCATCGACTACCCAGCGGATCCCTCCTCGCGACCGATCGTCGCCGTGAAGCTGCAAGAGGTCTTCGGCCTTGCCGAGACCCCTCGCCTTGTCGAGGGCAGCGTCGCCGTGCAGTTCCATCTGCTCTCGCCAGCCCGCCGCCCCCTCGCCGTGACAGACGACCTTGCGTCGTTCTGGAACGGCGCGTATCAGGATGTTCGCCGAGAAATGCGCGGCCGGTATCCGAAGCATCCCTGGCCGGAAGATCCGTGGTCGGCGCCCGCGACAGCGCGCACGCGGAGCCGCACGAAGTGA
- a CDS encoding DUF3817 domain-containing protein, which produces MALEPKASDLPKIPGALKLYQVASIITGVLLLALCIEMLMKYAFGLELELGGAYGFLAFVPSGSVAAINLSIGVLVVHGWFYVVYLFADFRLWSLMRWPLMTFVLIALGGVVPFLSFIVEARMAKRVRAYLAERSARDDQTRDAETQEATN; this is translated from the coding sequence ATGGCACTTGAACCAAAAGCATCCGATCTGCCCAAAATTCCGGGTGCCCTCAAGCTGTATCAGGTCGCCTCGATCATCACGGGTGTGCTGCTGCTCGCACTGTGCATCGAGATGCTGATGAAATACGCGTTCGGCCTTGAGCTCGAGCTCGGCGGCGCCTACGGTTTTCTCGCTTTTGTTCCGAGCGGCAGCGTTGCGGCCATCAATCTCTCGATCGGTGTTCTCGTCGTGCACGGCTGGTTCTACGTCGTGTATCTGTTTGCCGACTTCAGGCTGTGGAGCCTCATGCGCTGGCCGCTGATGACGTTTGTTCTGATCGCGCTGGGCGGCGTCGTGCCGTTTCTGTCATTCATCGTCGAGGCGAGAATGGCGAAGCGCGTGAGAGCGTACCTCGCAGAGCGCAGTGCCCGTGATGATCAGACCCGTGATGCCGAAACACAGGAGGCAACCAATTAG
- a CDS encoding 3-oxoacyl-ACP synthase III — MAGNATTRFSNAALLSVASTLPSRVTTSADIELRLDASLKRLRLPGSLLERVAGVTERRNWAEGENSDDATVAAGRRALDEAGISASDIGLIVNTSVTRKHLEPSVAVRLHHGLGLPSSAINFDLANACLGFVNGTSLAAGMIDAGQIRYALIVNGEDADEIQDNTVTRLLRDDVGRDGFMSEFASLTLGSGAAAAVIGPVDGHPEGHRILGGVTRAATQFHELCVGSTDGMFTDAKALLKGGLDLVVSAWKEASKEWNWGAMDRYITHQVSEVHTSAIVKAAKLDRRRVPITFPWLGNVGPASIPITLAEEKERLKKGDRVLLMGVGSGLNTAMMELAW, encoded by the coding sequence GTGGCTGGCAATGCGACAACGCGATTTAGCAATGCGGCTCTGCTTTCGGTTGCGAGCACCCTGCCCTCTCGGGTGACGACGTCTGCAGACATCGAGCTGCGCCTCGATGCGTCGCTCAAGCGGCTCCGGCTTCCGGGGAGCCTTCTCGAACGCGTCGCCGGAGTGACGGAGCGCCGCAACTGGGCCGAGGGCGAGAACTCCGACGATGCAACGGTGGCCGCGGGTCGCAGAGCGCTCGACGAAGCCGGCATCTCGGCATCCGATATCGGGCTCATCGTGAACACGTCGGTTACCCGAAAGCACCTCGAGCCGTCTGTCGCCGTGCGCCTTCACCATGGGCTCGGCCTGCCGAGTTCGGCAATCAACTTCGACCTGGCGAACGCGTGCCTCGGGTTCGTCAACGGCACAAGCCTTGCGGCGGGCATGATCGACGCCGGTCAGATTCGCTACGCGCTCATCGTGAACGGCGAGGATGCCGATGAGATTCAGGACAACACGGTGACTCGTCTGCTGCGCGACGACGTCGGACGAGACGGCTTCATGAGCGAGTTCGCGTCGCTGACGCTCGGCTCGGGTGCGGCGGCCGCCGTCATCGGACCCGTCGACGGACACCCGGAGGGTCACCGCATTCTCGGCGGCGTGACGCGCGCGGCAACGCAATTTCACGAGCTGTGCGTCGGCAGCACAGACGGCATGTTCACCGATGCGAAGGCCTTGCTGAAGGGCGGCCTCGACCTGGTGGTTTCGGCGTGGAAGGAAGCATCGAAGGAGTGGAACTGGGGTGCGATGGATCGCTACATCACCCACCAGGTCTCCGAGGTGCACACGAGTGCCATCGTCAAAGCTGCGAAGCTCGATAGGCGCCGGGTTCCCATCACTTTCCCGTGGCTGGGAAACGTCGGACCCGCATCGATTCCGATCACGCTTGCCGAAGAGAAGGAGCGCCTTAAGAAGGGTGACCGTGTTCTGCTCATGGGTGTCGGCTCCGGTCTGAACACCGCGATGATGGAATTGGCGTGGTGA
- a CDS encoding FBP domain-containing protein, translating to MSVGVPEAGVDSAILGTFRDVEQPGEMVGDYVAVDGPEYCTLELLPVQRQDAGMRPLTADDIRSSFVNATPEQLDRLPLPGLHETIWHEREFLGWRDPQAARLGYIVHWAGDRPVGVVVRAASGGLTRGIAAMCSFCRSSQPATQVRMFSAPRAGEAGLNGNTIGTYICEDLACPMLIRITPSQPLQPDLVETRSQRLLERVHGFTADILKTA from the coding sequence GTGTCTGTCGGGGTGCCAGAAGCTGGCGTTGACTCTGCGATCCTCGGCACTTTTCGTGACGTCGAGCAGCCGGGAGAAATGGTGGGAGATTATGTTGCGGTTGACGGGCCCGAGTACTGCACACTTGAACTGTTGCCCGTCCAGAGGCAGGATGCTGGAATGAGGCCGTTGACCGCAGACGACATCCGCTCGTCATTTGTGAATGCAACGCCCGAGCAGCTCGATCGGCTGCCGCTCCCCGGGCTGCACGAGACGATCTGGCACGAGCGCGAGTTCTTGGGCTGGCGTGATCCACAAGCTGCTCGGCTCGGCTACATCGTGCACTGGGCGGGTGACCGGCCTGTCGGCGTCGTCGTGCGTGCGGCATCCGGAGGTCTCACACGCGGCATCGCCGCAATGTGCTCATTCTGCCGATCATCGCAGCCCGCGACGCAGGTGCGCATGTTCAGCGCGCCGCGGGCAGGGGAGGCTGGGCTGAACGGCAACACGATCGGCACCTACATCTGTGAGGATCTCGCGTGCCCCATGCTGATTCGCATTACGCCATCGCAGCCGCTTCAGCCCGATCTCGTCGAGACCAGGTCGCAGCGGCTGCTCGAACGCGTGCACGGGTTCACCGCCGACATCCTCAAGACCGCGTAG
- a CDS encoding SURF1 family cytochrome oxidase biogenesis protein: MSAISRRDPDQPRTLFRTMIMPRWIALLVLALAIAAAFAALGKWQLERAYRAAPTQQTAPTETVKPLTEIVDTGSLLRTERVGQIVNVEGEFVPGDYLVVTNRVNDGETGYWVSGHLVTKQGDALAVGLGWAASRQKADAVAERLNAQQRSWVSVTGRVLSAQFPELDEDAPHEISTMAPAWFVNEWQEMDGVDVYETYVVADTAPEGLTAIHSPPPEQEVEINWLNIFYAIEWVVFAAFAVFLWFRIVKDAWERDIEERELAEAANGASSEKVN, from the coding sequence GTGAGCGCCATTTCCCGTCGCGATCCGGATCAGCCCCGCACGCTGTTTCGCACAATGATCATGCCGCGCTGGATCGCGCTGCTTGTTTTGGCACTCGCGATCGCCGCGGCCTTCGCCGCTCTCGGCAAATGGCAGCTCGAGCGTGCGTACCGCGCGGCCCCAACGCAGCAGACGGCGCCGACCGAGACGGTGAAGCCTCTCACCGAGATCGTCGACACAGGCAGCCTGCTGCGCACCGAGCGTGTCGGGCAGATCGTGAACGTCGAGGGTGAGTTCGTTCCGGGCGACTACCTTGTCGTCACAAACAGGGTGAACGACGGGGAGACCGGCTACTGGGTTTCGGGGCATCTCGTCACAAAGCAGGGTGATGCGCTCGCCGTCGGCCTTGGCTGGGCGGCATCACGGCAGAAGGCGGATGCTGTCGCCGAGCGACTGAACGCCCAGCAGCGCTCATGGGTATCCGTCACCGGTCGTGTGCTCTCGGCGCAGTTTCCTGAGCTCGACGAAGATGCCCCACACGAGATCTCGACGATGGCGCCCGCGTGGTTCGTCAACGAGTGGCAGGAGATGGACGGCGTCGACGTCTACGAAACCTACGTTGTCGCAGATACGGCCCCCGAGGGGTTGACGGCCATCCACTCGCCTCCGCCAGAGCAAGAGGTGGAGATCAACTGGCTGAACATCTTCTACGCCATCGAATGGGTGGTTTTCGCCGCGTTCGCCGTGTTCCTCTGGTTCCGCATTGTGAAGGACGCCTGGGAACGCGACATCGAAGAGCGCGAACTGGCGGAAGCGGCAAACGGCGCGTCGAGCGAGAAAGTAAACTAG
- a CDS encoding NAD-dependent epimerase/dehydratase family protein: MIVVVTGASGLLGRTVATQLRDAGHDVRTLQRSPSGIEGVRDVRGSITDSDLVSAALAGVDGVVHLAAKVSLAGERGDFRRVNVDGTRTLLDAAERTGVQRIVQVSSPSVAHTGSSLAGVGAEPADPENARGDYARTKAQGELLALARNSADLSVVAVRPHLVWGPGDTQLVERIVDRARRGTLPLLNDGTALIDSTYIDNAASGIVAAFERAEHLGGRRYVITNGEPRPVAELMAGICAAAGVAAARFSIPAGIATVAGSLVERLWSIRPGRDEPPMTRFLAEQLSTSHWFDQRETQRDLEWAPQVSIDEGLRRLGEHDSRLSVPTASNS; this comes from the coding sequence ATGATCGTCGTCGTCACCGGCGCGAGCGGGCTGCTCGGGCGCACCGTCGCAACACAGCTGCGCGACGCAGGGCACGATGTGCGCACGCTGCAGCGCAGCCCGTCTGGCATCGAGGGCGTGCGCGACGTGCGCGGATCGATCACCGACAGCGACCTCGTCTCTGCCGCACTCGCCGGAGTTGACGGCGTTGTGCATCTGGCAGCCAAAGTGTCGCTCGCGGGAGAGCGCGGTGACTTTCGCCGCGTCAATGTCGACGGCACGCGAACGCTTCTCGACGCGGCCGAGCGCACCGGCGTGCAACGCATCGTGCAGGTGTCGTCGCCGTCAGTCGCCCACACCGGCTCGTCGCTTGCCGGCGTCGGCGCCGAACCTGCTGACCCCGAGAATGCACGTGGCGACTACGCGCGGACGAAGGCACAGGGCGAGCTGCTGGCACTCGCACGAAACAGCGCAGACCTGAGTGTCGTCGCCGTGCGCCCTCATCTGGTGTGGGGCCCGGGGGACACGCAGCTTGTCGAGCGCATCGTCGACCGCGCGCGCCGCGGGACGCTTCCGCTTCTCAACGACGGAACCGCGCTCATTGACAGCACCTACATCGACAATGCAGCGAGCGGCATCGTCGCCGCGTTCGAGCGGGCAGAGCACCTCGGCGGCCGCCGCTACGTGATCACGAACGGCGAACCGCGCCCTGTCGCCGAGCTGATGGCCGGCATCTGCGCAGCGGCGGGCGTTGCCGCCGCGCGCTTCAGCATTCCGGCGGGCATTGCCACGGTGGCAGGCAGCCTCGTCGAGCGACTGTGGAGCATCCGGCCCGGGCGAGACGAACCCCCGATGACGAGGTTTCTCGCCGAGCAGCTCTCGACCTCGCATTGGTTTGACCAGCGCGAGACGCAGAGAGACCTTGAGTGGGCCCCGCAGGTGAGCATCGACGAGGGCCTGCGTCGCCTCGGCGAGCACGACAGTCGGCTCAGCGTGCCCACAGCGTCGAACAGCTAA
- the guaA gene encoding glutamine-hydrolyzing GMP synthase: MSEQTTAQRPVLVVDFGAQYAQLIARRVREAGVYSEIVPHTITAAEVSAKQPVGMILSGGPSSVYAEGAPGFDSEVFDLGIPTLGICYGFQVMARALGGDVAHTGKREYGSTAASLTGDGGILLSGQPAEQTVWMSHGDSVAQAPEGFHVLATTASTPVAAFGNDDRCLYGVQWHPEVKHSAFGQNVLENFLHTAAGIPADWNSGNVIAEQVERIRAEVGDARVISALSGGVDSAVSTALVHEAIGDQLTAVFVDHGLLRQGEREQVEKDYVESTGVRLVTVDAADTFIGHLEAVSDPEQKRKIIGREFIRTFEKVQRDLVEEAKAIGGAPIKYLVQGTLYPDVVESGGGTGTANIKSHHNVGGLPDDLDFELIEPLRALFKDEVRAIGRELGIPDAIVGRQPFPGPGLGIRIIGEVTAERLDVLRRSDAIVRAELTAAGLDSEIWQCPVVLLADVRSVGVQGDGRTYGHPIVLRPVSSEDAMTADWTRVPYDVLARISNRITNEVEEVNRVVVDITSKPPGTIEWE, from the coding sequence ATTAGCGAGCAGACCACGGCCCAGCGGCCGGTTCTCGTCGTCGATTTCGGAGCACAGTACGCGCAGCTGATCGCGCGTCGCGTGCGCGAGGCCGGCGTGTACTCAGAGATCGTTCCCCACACAATCACTGCCGCTGAGGTGAGCGCCAAGCAGCCCGTCGGCATGATTCTCTCGGGCGGGCCGTCGAGCGTCTATGCCGAAGGAGCTCCCGGCTTCGACAGCGAGGTCTTCGATCTCGGCATCCCGACCCTCGGCATCTGCTACGGATTTCAGGTGATGGCGCGCGCCCTCGGCGGCGATGTCGCGCACACGGGCAAGCGCGAGTATGGATCGACGGCTGCGTCGCTCACGGGCGATGGCGGCATACTTCTGAGCGGACAGCCTGCTGAGCAGACCGTCTGGATGAGTCACGGCGATTCGGTGGCTCAGGCGCCGGAGGGCTTTCACGTGCTCGCCACGACGGCATCCACTCCGGTTGCGGCGTTCGGCAACGACGACCGCTGCCTGTATGGCGTGCAGTGGCACCCCGAGGTGAAGCACTCGGCGTTCGGTCAGAACGTTCTCGAGAACTTCTTGCACACGGCCGCTGGCATTCCCGCAGACTGGAACTCGGGAAACGTGATTGCCGAGCAGGTCGAGCGCATCCGTGCCGAGGTGGGCGATGCCCGCGTCATCTCCGCGCTCTCGGGCGGCGTCGACTCGGCTGTCTCGACAGCGCTTGTGCACGAGGCGATCGGCGATCAGCTCACCGCCGTGTTCGTCGACCACGGTCTGCTGCGGCAGGGCGAGCGCGAGCAGGTGGAGAAGGACTACGTCGAATCGACGGGCGTGCGCCTGGTCACCGTCGATGCCGCAGACACGTTCATCGGCCACCTCGAGGCCGTCTCCGACCCCGAGCAGAAGCGCAAGATCATCGGCCGCGAGTTCATTCGCACCTTCGAGAAGGTGCAGCGCGACCTCGTCGAAGAGGCGAAGGCCATCGGCGGCGCGCCGATCAAGTATCTCGTGCAGGGCACGCTCTACCCCGACGTCGTCGAGTCTGGTGGCGGCACGGGAACCGCAAATATCAAAAGCCACCACAATGTCGGCGGGCTGCCTGACGACCTCGACTTCGAGCTCATTGAGCCGCTTCGCGCGCTGTTCAAAGACGAGGTGCGGGCAATCGGGCGCGAGCTCGGCATTCCCGACGCCATCGTTGGGCGTCAGCCGTTCCCCGGGCCAGGACTTGGCATCCGGATCATCGGCGAGGTGACGGCCGAGCGTCTCGATGTGCTCCGCCGCTCAGATGCCATCGTGCGCGCCGAGCTCACGGCAGCGGGTCTCGACAGCGAGATCTGGCAGTGCCCCGTCGTGCTTCTCGCCGACGTGCGCTCCGTCGGGGTGCAAGGCGATGGCCGCACCTACGGGCACCCGATCGTGCTGCGCCCTGTATCGAGCGAAGATGCGATGACCGCGGACTGGACGCGCGTTCCCTACGACGTGCTTGCGCGCATCTCGAACCGCATAACGAACGAGGTCGAAGAAGTGAACCGCGTCGTCGTTGACATCACCTCGAAGCCGCCGGGCACCATCGAGTGGGAGTGA
- a CDS encoding alpha/beta fold hydrolase encodes MSSRDSLTVLAASTPPADLPGLDPAYSHLVTVPGVGIDEGSSRTWHYLDNSAELAEHDATPAGTILAVHGNPTWSYLWRALVSQTDDDRPWRVVAVDQLEMGFSERTGLHRTLAQRVDDLSAFTAELGLTGPIVTLGHDWGGVISLGWACRHRAELAGVSLLNTAVHQPEDVPIPAPLRLAGARGVVATATSKTSTFLDVTLSLAHPPLSPDVAAAYRAPYRQTARRQGIEGFVEDIPATAHHESRATLDAIADQVTRLDVPALLLWGPRDPIFSDRYLGDLIERMPHARVHRFEEAGHLLAEDVDYGPAILDWLAESIDAEPAEPAEAASQDAVAAHPDFTPLWSRLDEHSDDSSLAVTDMTTSGEPLRVSWRQLSTRVRQLASGLHRIGVRSGSRVSLLVQPGPTLTAAIYACLRIGAVVVVADAGLGVRGLSRAIRGARPDVVIGDARALSAARVFGWPGQRISTATLPRLSASAFGVTHTLSDLFEAGNVERLPDEPTANDVAAVLFTSGSTGPAKGVVYTHAQLSAMRDVVAAHFDVTPETGLVTGFAPFALLGPALGTRSVTPDMDISSPRTLTAVAVAAAVRASNARIVFLSPASILNVVATAGALTPDDRAALETVRTFLSTGAPISERLLASAAELMPNATPHTPYGMTECLLVTDVTLDGIRVVRDADDRGVCVGTPLGDNRVLISCLDSAGDATGEASAAPGVLGEILISAPHLKQRYDRLWLTDRRATRDVPPAGRWHRTGDIGHLDAEGRLWVEGRVQHTIVTGDGPVAPVGPEQDLERIAEVRRAAVVGIGPDGLRQAVAVIETMRGTRAPRFVGLDLAARVRASTTLPLVAVLEVQRLPTDIRHNSKIDRSRLSAWAERMLAGNRLVAP; translated from the coding sequence GTGAGTTCTCGAGACTCGCTCACCGTGCTGGCGGCATCGACGCCGCCGGCGGACCTGCCCGGGCTCGATCCCGCATACAGCCACCTTGTGACGGTGCCCGGCGTGGGCATCGACGAGGGCAGCTCGCGCACCTGGCACTACCTCGACAATTCTGCGGAGTTGGCAGAACACGACGCGACCCCCGCGGGCACCATCCTTGCCGTTCACGGCAATCCCACGTGGTCGTATCTGTGGAGAGCGCTCGTGTCGCAGACCGACGATGACCGTCCGTGGCGGGTCGTCGCCGTTGACCAGCTTGAGATGGGCTTCTCCGAGCGGACGGGGCTGCATCGAACGCTTGCTCAGCGCGTCGATGATCTCTCGGCATTCACTGCCGAGCTGGGTCTCACTGGGCCGATCGTCACGCTCGGGCACGACTGGGGCGGCGTCATCTCTCTCGGCTGGGCATGCCGACACCGCGCCGAGCTTGCCGGTGTTTCCCTGCTGAACACGGCGGTGCACCAACCAGAGGATGTGCCCATTCCAGCGCCGCTGCGCCTTGCGGGTGCTCGGGGCGTCGTGGCGACGGCAACGTCGAAGACGAGCACCTTTCTCGACGTGACGCTGTCGCTCGCGCACCCACCTCTGTCGCCAGACGTTGCCGCAGCCTACAGGGCGCCATACAGGCAGACAGCTCGTCGCCAGGGAATCGAGGGGTTCGTCGAAGACATTCCCGCTACGGCCCATCACGAAAGCCGGGCGACTCTCGACGCCATCGCCGACCAGGTGACACGGCTCGACGTTCCCGCGCTGCTGCTGTGGGGCCCGCGCGATCCGATTTTCAGCGACCGCTACCTCGGCGACCTCATCGAGCGCATGCCGCACGCGCGCGTGCACCGTTTCGAAGAGGCAGGGCATCTTCTCGCCGAAGACGTTGACTACGGGCCCGCGATTCTCGACTGGCTGGCCGAGAGCATCGACGCAGAACCCGCAGAACCCGCAGAGGCGGCGAGTCAGGATGCTGTCGCTGCACACCCCGACTTCACTCCGCTGTGGAGCCGACTCGATGAGCACAGCGACGACTCGAGTCTCGCCGTCACCGATATGACGACGAGCGGCGAGCCGCTCCGTGTGAGCTGGAGGCAGCTCTCGACGCGGGTGCGCCAACTGGCATCCGGACTTCATCGCATCGGCGTGCGTTCGGGCTCCCGGGTCTCGCTGCTCGTTCAGCCGGGGCCGACCCTCACCGCGGCGATCTACGCCTGTCTGCGCATCGGCGCCGTCGTCGTTGTGGCCGACGCCGGGCTCGGCGTGCGCGGGCTCAGCCGTGCGATTCGCGGGGCACGCCCCGACGTCGTGATCGGGGATGCTCGCGCACTCAGCGCCGCGCGTGTTTTCGGCTGGCCGGGGCAGCGCATCTCGACGGCGACGCTGCCGCGCCTCTCTGCCTCGGCGTTCGGCGTGACGCATACGCTGAGCGACCTGTTCGAGGCGGGCAACGTCGAGCGGCTCCCCGACGAGCCGACGGCGAACGACGTCGCCGCTGTGCTGTTCACCTCGGGATCGACGGGGCCGGCAAAGGGAGTTGTCTACACGCACGCCCAGCTGTCGGCAATGCGCGATGTGGTTGCCGCGCACTTCGACGTGACGCCCGAAACCGGGCTCGTCACGGGCTTCGCCCCGTTTGCGCTACTCGGCCCGGCCCTGGGAACGCGCTCGGTGACGCCCGACATGGACATCAGCTCTCCGCGCACGCTCACCGCGGTGGCCGTCGCGGCAGCCGTGCGCGCATCGAATGCCCGCATCGTGTTTCTCTCACCGGCATCCATTCTCAATGTCGTCGCGACGGCGGGCGCTCTCACGCCAGACGACCGCGCGGCACTCGAGACGGTGCGCACCTTCCTCTCGACGGGCGCGCCGATCAGCGAGCGGCTGCTCGCCTCGGCCGCCGAGCTCATGCCGAATGCGACACCGCATACGCCGTACGGCATGACGGAGTGTCTGCTCGTCACAGACGTCACGCTCGACGGAATTCGAGTCGTTCGCGATGCCGACGACCGCGGCGTCTGCGTCGGCACGCCGCTCGGCGACAACCGCGTGCTCATCAGCTGTCTTGATTCCGCCGGAGACGCGACAGGAGAAGCATCCGCCGCCCCGGGCGTGCTCGGCGAGATTCTCATCTCAGCGCCGCATCTCAAGCAGCGCTACGACAGGCTGTGGCTGACAGACCGTCGCGCGACCCGGGATGTACCGCCTGCAGGCCGCTGGCACCGCACAGGCGACATCGGCCATCTCGATGCGGAGGGGCGGCTGTGGGTCGAGGGTCGTGTGCAGCACACGATCGTCACGGGCGACGGGCCTGTCGCGCCCGTCGGGCCCGAGCAGGACCTCGAACGCATCGCCGAGGTGCGCCGGGCCGCCGTCGTGGGCATCGGCCCCGATGGGCTGCGCCAGGCCGTCGCCGTCATTGAGACGATGCGGGGAACACGGGCTCCCCGATTCGTCGGGCTCGACCTCGCCGCGCGGGTGCGGGCGAGCACGACGCTGCCGCTCGTCGCCGTTCTCGAGGTGCAGCGGCTTCCCACCGACATTCGGCACAATTCGAAGATCGATCGGTCGCGCTTGTCGGCGTGGGCCGAACGGATGCTGGCTGGCAATCGGCTGGTCGCACCATGA